From the genome of Mastomys coucha isolate ucsf_1 unplaced genomic scaffold, UCSF_Mcou_1 pScaffold6, whole genome shotgun sequence, one region includes:
- the Eapp gene encoding E2F-associated phosphoprotein, which produces MNRLQDDYDPYAVEEPSDEEPALSSSEDEVDVLLHGTPDQKRKLIRECLTGESESSSEDEFEKEMEAELNSTMKTMEDKLSSLGTGSSSGVAKVGGVTTKYYDEIYFDSDSEDEDKAVTKKKKKKQHRIPTNDELLYDPEKDNRDQAWVDAKRRGYHAFGLQRPRQKQQPVPNSDAVLNCPACMTTLCLDCQRHESYKTQYRAMFVMNCSINREEVLRYKNPENRKKRRGAKKMRSNPEDPAEREVEEIYHPVMCTECSTEVAVYDKDEVFHFFNVLASHS; this is translated from the exons ATGAACCGACTCCAGGATGACTATGACCCCTACGCGGTGGAAGAGCCGAGCGACGAGGAGCCGGCTCTGAGCAG TTCTGAAGATGAAGTGGATGTGCTTTTACATGGAACCCCAGACCAAAAACGAAAACTCATCCGGGAATGTCTTACTGGAGAAAGTGAATCATCAAGTgaagatgaatttgaaaaagaaatggaagctgAACTAAACTCCACCATGAAGACAATGGAGGACAAGTTATCCTCGCTGGGAACAG GGTCTTCCTCAGGAGTTGCCAAAGTGGGAGGAGTTACAACAAAGTACTATGATGAGATATATTTTGATTCTGATTCTGAGGATGAAGACAAAGCAG taaccaagaaaaagaagaagaaacaacacaGGATTCCAACAAACGATGAGTTGCTGTATGATCCTGAGAAAGATAACAGAGACCAGGCCTGGGTTGACGCAAAGAGGAGGGG ttatCATGCTTTTGGATTGCAGAGACCACGTCAGAAACAACAGCCTGTTCCAAACAGCGATGCTGTTTTGAATTGCCCAGCCTGTATGACTACATTGTGCCTTGATTGCCAGAG GCATGAATCCTACAAGACTCAGTACAGGGCAATGTTTGTGATGAATTGTTCTATCAACAGAGAAGAGGTTCTAAGATACAAGAATCcagaaaataggaagaaaaggcGGGGTGCTAAGAAGATGAGGTCTAATCCTGAAGATCCTGCAGAGAGAGAAGTGGAAGAAATCTATCACCCTGTCATGTGCACAGAGTGTTCAACTGAAGTGGCAGTCTACGACAAGGATGAAGTCTTTCATTTTTTCAATGTTTTGGCAAGCCATTCTTGA